Proteins from one Listeria innocua genomic window:
- a CDS encoding YbaB/EbfC family nucleoid-associated protein, which translates to MRGMGNMQGMMKQMQKMQKEMAKAQADLEAQEFTGTAGGGMVTVKATGKRVITDVVINEEVVDPEDIEMLQDLVLAATNDVLKQIEDTTSQTMGKFTQGLNLPGM; encoded by the coding sequence ATGCGTGGAATGGGAAATATGCAAGGTATGATGAAACAAATGCAAAAAATGCAAAAGGAAATGGCGAAAGCTCAAGCTGATTTAGAAGCTCAAGAATTCACTGGAACAGCTGGTGGCGGAATGGTTACAGTAAAAGCTACTGGTAAACGCGTCATTACTGATGTTGTTATAAACGAAGAAGTAGTTGATCCAGAAGACATCGAAATGCTACAAGATTTAGTACTTGCAGCAACAAATGATGTATTAAAACAAATTGAAGATACAACTTCACAAACAATGGGCAAATTCACACAAGGATTAAATCTCCCTGGAATGTAA
- the dnaX gene encoding DNA polymerase III subunit gamma/tau yields the protein MAYQALYRVFRPQSFQDVVGQEHVTKTLKNAIVQNKTSHAYLFSGPRGTGKTSAAKIFAKAINCEHGHDGEPCNECEICKGTTDGSIPDVLEIDAASNNGVEEIRDIREKVKYAPTVAKYKVYIIDEVHMLSTGAFNALLKTLEEPPKHVIFILATTEPHKLPLTIISRVQRFDFKRITTQDIIGRLKFILEEEKIPYDEKALMIVARAAEGGMRDALSLLDQVISYGSEEVTVEDALEITGSVAQNLLTKLVSAAFDGDAAEAISTLTALLAEGKDPVRLVEDLLVFFRDVLLYQKAPNLEETLERALIDDDFVALAKRADSLKVYEFVKILNTAQQQMRFSNHPGIYVEVALVQLTQAGQSAVSGGNVSVDAASGSDFADLKRQMEQMQQELQTLKKQIASGAVATQTEKPAQNRGGSKKAINNGKQFKAPIGKINHVLGEAKKENLQLIRGCWGELLSMLMASQAALLNDAEPVAASQDTFVLKFKHEIHCQMAMDNPNFVETITSSIARLTQVNYTFIGIPEDQWAEVRENFLHSHGSDGDAEEGTNPEARKPAEDPFVAEAAKLVGEDLLEIKD from the coding sequence ATGGCGTATCAGGCTTTGTATCGGGTTTTTCGGCCGCAGTCGTTTCAGGATGTTGTTGGACAGGAACATGTGACGAAAACGCTTAAAAATGCCATTGTGCAAAATAAAACTTCGCATGCTTATTTATTTTCTGGACCTCGGGGGACGGGGAAGACTAGTGCGGCGAAGATTTTTGCGAAGGCGATCAACTGTGAACACGGCCATGACGGGGAGCCTTGCAATGAATGTGAGATTTGTAAAGGTACGACGGACGGTTCTATACCAGATGTTCTTGAAATCGATGCTGCCAGTAATAACGGGGTTGAAGAAATTCGAGATATCCGGGAAAAAGTAAAATATGCGCCAACTGTGGCGAAATATAAAGTATATATTATCGATGAAGTGCATATGTTGTCGACGGGAGCGTTTAATGCGCTACTAAAAACGCTGGAAGAACCGCCGAAACATGTCATTTTTATTTTGGCAACAACAGAACCGCATAAGTTACCGCTAACGATTATTTCGCGGGTACAACGGTTTGATTTTAAACGAATCACGACACAAGATATTATTGGTCGTTTGAAATTTATTTTGGAAGAAGAAAAAATCCCTTATGACGAAAAAGCGTTGATGATTGTTGCGCGTGCGGCTGAAGGCGGGATGCGTGATGCGCTTAGCTTGCTCGATCAAGTTATTTCTTACGGATCAGAAGAAGTTACCGTGGAAGACGCGCTCGAAATAACGGGTTCGGTTGCTCAAAATCTCCTTACAAAACTAGTAAGTGCAGCGTTTGACGGTGATGCGGCGGAAGCTATTTCGACTTTAACAGCCTTACTTGCAGAAGGAAAAGACCCAGTTCGTCTAGTGGAAGATTTACTTGTTTTCTTCAGAGATGTATTGCTGTATCAAAAAGCGCCAAACCTTGAAGAAACATTAGAACGGGCTTTGATAGATGATGATTTTGTTGCTTTGGCAAAACGAGCTGATTCACTAAAAGTCTATGAGTTTGTTAAAATTTTAAATACAGCTCAGCAACAAATGCGTTTCTCGAATCATCCGGGAATTTATGTAGAAGTAGCGCTTGTTCAGTTAACGCAAGCCGGGCAATCAGCGGTAAGTGGCGGAAATGTATCAGTGGATGCAGCTTCTGGAAGTGACTTCGCGGACTTAAAACGCCAAATGGAGCAAATGCAGCAAGAACTTCAAACATTAAAAAAACAAATTGCGAGTGGAGCAGTTGCCACCCAAACTGAAAAACCAGCACAAAATCGTGGTGGATCTAAAAAAGCCATAAACAACGGCAAACAATTTAAAGCGCCTATTGGTAAAATTAACCATGTATTAGGTGAGGCTAAGAAAGAGAATTTACAGTTAATCCGTGGTTGTTGGGGCGAGCTTTTATCCATGTTGATGGCATCCCAGGCAGCACTTTTAAATGATGCAGAACCTGTAGCTGCATCTCAGGATACTTTTGTGTTAAAATTTAAGCATGAGATTCACTGTCAAATGGCGATGGATAATCCGAACTTTGTTGAAACGATTACGTCGAGTATTGCACGACTTACACAAGTAAATTATACTTTTATTGGAATCCCAGAAGATCAATGGGCTGAAGTAAGAGAAAATTTCCTTCATAGTCATGGTAGCGACGGTGATGCGGAGGAAGGTACAAATCCAGAAGCTAGAAAACCGGCGGAAGATCCTTTTGTTGCAGAAGCCGCAAAACTCGTTGGTGAAGATTTGCTTGAAATTAAAGATTAA
- a CDS encoding DUF3284 domain-containing protein, whose amino-acid sequence MNVTQKLYISQKECFDTLVSSAIYDVKNATGKTLQMRKLEGYKYQRTMSNGALATTKILKVTPNELYQFETSSRVNTHTTTYTIKSTSETTCEVTYNELIETEKAMNKMNNIIVGFMFGFFRKKRVKNLLKSIELSVINESKKKQEKLAAKSEQ is encoded by the coding sequence GTGAATGTCACACAGAAATTATATATTTCTCAAAAAGAATGCTTTGATACACTAGTTAGCTCAGCCATTTATGATGTGAAAAATGCCACTGGTAAAACGCTTCAGATGCGCAAACTAGAAGGATATAAATACCAACGAACAATGTCTAACGGCGCACTTGCTACTACAAAAATTTTGAAAGTAACTCCTAATGAGTTATATCAATTCGAAACAAGCAGTCGAGTAAACACACATACGACTACTTATACGATAAAGTCAACAAGTGAGACAACTTGCGAAGTGACTTATAACGAATTAATTGAAACGGAAAAAGCAATGAATAAAATGAATAATATTATTGTTGGTTTTATGTTTGGCTTCTTCCGGAAAAAACGTGTGAAAAATTTGCTAAAATCAATTGAGCTTTCGGTTATAAATGAAAGTAAGAAGAAGCAGGAGAAATTGGCTGCTAAAAGTGAACAGTAA
- a CDS encoding DUF3188 domain-containing protein, translating into MKIVNALFIISIGLIIIMFSPSYGKDGMASVPLLVTGLAVVLIGCVFIVLKIRKDKKEKN; encoded by the coding sequence ATGAAAATTGTTAATGCACTATTTATTATTAGTATAGGTCTTATTATTATTATGTTTAGTCCTTCTTATGGAAAAGATGGGATGGCTAGTGTACCTCTTCTAGTTACAGGACTTGCGGTTGTTTTAATTGGCTGTGTATTCATCGTGCTAAAAATCCGTAAAGATAAGAAAGAAAAGAATTAG
- a CDS encoding PTS sugar transporter subunit IIC produces the protein MNGLTAFLEKYFVPVAAKIGSQKHLVALRDAFISTMPITMAGSIAVLLNAFFRDFPTDWGWTGFVEAMQPLIGINGYVYNGTLAIVSIIFAFSLGYNLSKAYEVDRLAGGLVSLAAFVMNLTVTVSLDAVKAAIAASNANFDVNTLPKEFAGIYGFFNLSQVNGTGLFTAMIFGFISTIIYAKLMRRNIIIKMPDSVPPAVSKAFAAIIPALVALYVVGIIDWAFFKITNMDVITWISKTIQEPLLSLSQGYGAVLLVTFLVQLLWFFGIHGPNVLAPVLESLWGTAQLQNISAAQEGAKLPFEWVRGSFDAYVWMGGSGGTLVLIIALLMFSKRADARTVAKLSLAPGIFNINEPIMFGLPIVLNTIYLIPFIIAPMVMVTIAYFATTLGIVGPVKIAVVWVMPPLLNSFLATGGDWMAPVISLINMVVAFLIWVPFVITANRVGVPEEEMKA, from the coding sequence ATGAATGGTTTGACAGCATTTTTAGAGAAATATTTTGTACCAGTAGCTGCTAAAATTGGTTCGCAAAAACATTTAGTGGCGCTACGTGATGCTTTTATTTCTACAATGCCAATTACAATGGCTGGGTCAATTGCAGTACTTTTAAATGCGTTTTTTAGGGATTTTCCAACTGACTGGGGATGGACAGGATTTGTGGAAGCAATGCAACCACTTATCGGGATTAATGGATATGTATACAATGGGACGTTAGCAATTGTTTCAATTATTTTTGCATTTTCACTAGGTTACAATTTATCAAAAGCGTATGAAGTAGATCGATTAGCTGGGGGGCTAGTGTCTCTTGCTGCTTTTGTTATGAACTTAACTGTTACTGTAAGCTTAGACGCAGTAAAAGCTGCTATTGCGGCTTCTAATGCTAATTTTGATGTCAATACTTTACCAAAAGAATTTGCTGGGATTTACGGGTTCTTTAATCTTAGTCAAGTAAATGGTACCGGATTGTTTACTGCAATGATTTTCGGTTTTATATCAACTATTATTTATGCGAAATTAATGCGCAGAAATATTATTATCAAAATGCCAGATTCTGTTCCACCGGCTGTAAGTAAAGCTTTCGCGGCAATCATTCCTGCGTTAGTTGCACTTTATGTTGTTGGTATTATTGACTGGGCATTCTTCAAAATCACTAATATGGACGTTATTACTTGGATTTCCAAAACAATTCAAGAACCGTTATTATCACTTTCGCAAGGGTACGGAGCTGTTTTACTAGTTACTTTCTTAGTACAACTACTATGGTTCTTCGGGATTCATGGTCCAAACGTACTTGCTCCGGTTCTAGAGTCACTTTGGGGTACAGCACAACTACAAAACATTAGTGCAGCACAAGAAGGCGCTAAATTACCATTCGAATGGGTACGTGGTTCTTTCGATGCGTACGTATGGATGGGTGGATCAGGCGGTACACTTGTACTAATTATCGCTTTACTAATGTTCTCGAAACGAGCGGATGCACGAACAGTTGCGAAATTGTCTCTTGCACCAGGTATATTTAATATTAACGAACCAATCATGTTTGGTTTACCAATCGTATTAAATACAATTTACTTAATACCTTTCATTATCGCACCAATGGTAATGGTAACAATCGCTTACTTTGCAACAACACTTGGCATTGTCGGCCCAGTTAAAATTGCAGTAGTTTGGGTAATGCCGCCACTTCTGAATTCCTTCTTAGCAACCGGGGGAGATTGGATGGCACCAGTAATTTCACTCATAAATATGGTCGTCGCGTTCTTGATTTGGGTACCATTTGTTATTACCGCAAATCGCGTTGGTGTACCGGAAGAAGAGATGAAAGCTTAG
- a CDS encoding gluconokinase — translation MTSKSYIMGVDIGTSSTKAVLFNERGEVICREATHYELVTDETGKAEESPTEIFEAVITSIQGVMKDIDKTELRGISFSSAMHSLIMVGADGELLTECITWADGRSSEALENIKRDNYLFQLYEATGTPIHPMSPFAKICWLKEDEPQLFHRAEKFVDIKSYILNRLFGVWVMDESLASGTGLYNILEHDWEFEAMEIIKLTPDYLPKVVPETYQLHGVKKEYAELMGIPENLPFIVGGSDGALANIGIQATGRNDVTITVGTSGAVRKLTNEFQVDSRGRTFCYGAGDGYFIAGGAVNNGGKVVEWGLQQFGSEGEIMNRDFASFIAHIDEVAPGASGLLFQPYLLGERAPFWTNDIRGGFVGLTINHSKAHFIRAILEGIAFNLAEVYEAVSAPDDIIYVTGGISGHDAWCRLLADILDREVRVPHTIEGSSLGAAIIGMRSLGILKTLNLEQTLPIKAVYHPSENTKKYAELRPIFKQVTTQLMASYSMLNSWQKKFDYNS, via the coding sequence TTGACGAGCAAATCTTACATAATGGGCGTAGATATTGGGACTTCAAGTACAAAAGCAGTACTTTTCAATGAACGTGGTGAGGTCATTTGCCGGGAAGCTACGCATTATGAATTAGTAACGGATGAAACGGGGAAAGCGGAAGAGAGTCCTACTGAAATTTTTGAAGCAGTCATAACATCTATCCAAGGCGTAATGAAGGATATAGATAAAACAGAACTAAGAGGCATATCATTTAGTTCGGCGATGCATAGTTTAATTATGGTAGGAGCAGACGGAGAGCTTTTAACTGAATGTATCACTTGGGCGGACGGACGAAGCAGTGAGGCGCTTGAAAATATAAAAAGGGATAATTACTTGTTTCAACTATATGAAGCGACAGGGACGCCAATACATCCAATGAGCCCCTTTGCTAAAATTTGTTGGCTAAAAGAAGATGAACCACAATTATTCCATCGCGCGGAGAAATTTGTCGATATTAAATCTTACATTCTGAATCGTTTGTTTGGCGTCTGGGTGATGGATGAATCGTTAGCATCAGGAACCGGACTTTATAACATTTTAGAACATGACTGGGAATTTGAAGCAATGGAAATCATCAAATTAACCCCAGATTATTTGCCAAAAGTAGTTCCAGAAACCTACCAATTACATGGCGTGAAAAAAGAATACGCGGAATTAATGGGTATTCCGGAAAACTTGCCATTTATTGTAGGTGGAAGTGATGGAGCGCTTGCTAATATTGGTATTCAAGCAACAGGGCGAAATGATGTGACGATTACTGTAGGTACGAGCGGGGCAGTTCGGAAATTAACAAATGAATTTCAGGTGGACTCGCGTGGTCGGACATTTTGTTATGGTGCCGGGGATGGCTATTTTATCGCTGGTGGAGCCGTCAATAATGGCGGAAAAGTAGTGGAATGGGGATTACAGCAATTCGGATCTGAAGGTGAGATTATGAATCGCGATTTTGCAAGTTTCATTGCTCATATAGATGAAGTAGCTCCTGGCGCATCTGGATTGCTCTTTCAACCTTATTTACTTGGCGAGAGGGCTCCGTTTTGGACTAACGATATTCGCGGGGGCTTTGTTGGGCTCACGATTAATCATTCCAAAGCACATTTTATTCGCGCGATTTTAGAAGGAATTGCGTTTAATCTCGCGGAAGTCTATGAAGCAGTTTCGGCTCCGGATGATATTATTTATGTGACGGGTGGTATTTCTGGGCATGATGCTTGGTGTAGATTGCTGGCTGATATTTTAGACCGGGAAGTTCGCGTGCCACATACAATTGAAGGTTCTAGTTTAGGCGCTGCAATTATCGGAATGCGCTCGCTGGGAATTTTAAAAACGTTGAATCTGGAACAAACGCTTCCAATTAAAGCAGTCTATCATCCTAGTGAAAACACGAAGAAATATGCAGAATTACGCCCAATTTTCAAACAAGTAACAACACAATTAATGGCTAGCTACAGCATGCTAAATAGCTGGCAAAAGAAGTTTGATTATAACAGCTAA
- a CDS encoding GW domain-containing glycosaminoglycan-binding protein: MKKLLSGLIIVLMVSLLGHSFNAEAATYEKIIYDKAVNLKGVVNQSKRNDGITNKIYKTSSSVKYLGSAKKYDKKTLIITREGKTARAKWYYCKLGNTNIGWIDARAFTNIGKPTIADTVPALWNSKKAIITTKPKSTTATTYFFQKNSAGNWYEVRHFTSHIGKWGFDPKFSEKSSGTPVGVYRTGIAFGQKGNPGTKLTFKAITNRSYWISNSKDKAYNTWQERSSSSSADEKMKIPQYMYGMEVKYNAKRIKGKGSAVFYHVDSPKYNYTLGCVAQSAANTKEVLKFADKNTLIVLGEESRIKTFNTIN, from the coding sequence ATGAAGAAGTTATTAAGCGGTTTAATTATTGTTCTAATGGTTAGCCTCCTTGGTCACTCCTTTAACGCCGAAGCAGCAACGTATGAAAAAATCATTTACGACAAAGCAGTTAATTTAAAAGGGGTAGTCAATCAGTCGAAGCGAAACGATGGTATTACTAACAAAATATACAAGACAAGTAGTAGTGTAAAATATCTCGGTTCGGCAAAAAAGTATGATAAAAAGACACTCATTATTACTCGCGAAGGAAAAACAGCTAGAGCAAAATGGTATTATTGCAAGCTCGGAAATACGAATATTGGTTGGATTGACGCCCGAGCTTTCACGAATATCGGCAAACCAACTATCGCTGACACCGTTCCAGCACTTTGGAATAGTAAAAAAGCAATTATTACAACAAAACCAAAAAGCACTACAGCAACGACTTACTTTTTCCAGAAAAATAGTGCCGGCAATTGGTATGAAGTTCGCCATTTTACGAGTCATATTGGAAAATGGGGTTTTGATCCAAAGTTCTCTGAAAAAAGCTCAGGGACACCAGTTGGCGTTTACCGCACAGGCATTGCTTTTGGTCAAAAAGGAAATCCAGGTACGAAATTAACTTTTAAAGCAATTACTAATCGTAGTTATTGGATTTCTAATTCTAAAGATAAAGCTTATAATACCTGGCAGGAACGTTCTTCTTCTAGTTCTGCCGACGAAAAAATGAAAATCCCACAATACATGTACGGGATGGAAGTTAAATACAATGCTAAACGTATAAAGGGAAAGGGTTCTGCTGTGTTTTATCACGTAGACTCCCCGAAATATAATTATACTTTAGGTTGTGTAGCACAAAGCGCAGCAAACACAAAAGAAGTACTTAAATTCGCCGATAAAAACACATTAATAGTGCTAGGCGAAGAAAGCCGAATTAAAACATTTAATACGATAAACTAA
- a CDS encoding LPXTG cell wall anchor domain-containing protein, with the protein MKKFHGLVLIALLTSLIIPFSLAASAETNENGNNVTPTEDKITDTTKNTITEDPSKTPEPPKEAPKTKTTEPQKATEPQKNTTPTTIDITDSAEVYSYEQNDKIALKDFTDTLTTHTGTKLVNYRLAENSKLNTAEPGIHVITLLGENEEGKTTAVKLNYLVKEKTAQLTVTDMNFDLETKIFTGKTKPFASVYITSPVDENFGEGVTKADKDGNFYAQWATVPKKIFAYAFDEAGNFSEEVTYEVPTKKENDVVVKAPANVKKIETTNAVKSATAKPSTPKASKEDLPATGDQGVEWIFVVAGVIVILIAILLLRKRKK; encoded by the coding sequence ATGAAAAAATTCCACGGGCTTGTACTTATAGCTTTGTTAACTAGTCTTATCATTCCATTTTCATTGGCAGCAAGCGCTGAAACAAATGAAAATGGTAACAATGTAACTCCAACAGAAGATAAAATAACAGATACTACTAAAAATACAATCACTGAAGATCCTTCAAAAACACCTGAACCGCCAAAAGAAGCACCAAAGACTAAAACTACTGAACCACAAAAGGCTACTGAACCACAGAAGAATACTACACCAACAACTATCGACATTACCGATTCAGCTGAAGTTTATTCCTATGAACAAAACGATAAAATTGCGCTAAAAGATTTTACAGACACATTAACAACACATACAGGTACTAAATTAGTAAATTATCGCTTAGCAGAGAATTCTAAACTGAATACAGCAGAACCAGGTATCCATGTTATCACCTTACTTGGGGAAAATGAAGAAGGCAAAACTACAGCAGTCAAATTAAATTATTTAGTAAAAGAAAAAACAGCCCAATTAACTGTCACAGATATGAATTTTGATTTAGAAACAAAGATTTTTACTGGAAAAACGAAACCATTCGCAAGTGTCTACATTACTTCTCCCGTAGATGAAAATTTTGGCGAGGGAGTAACAAAAGCAGATAAAGATGGCAATTTTTACGCGCAGTGGGCTACAGTGCCGAAAAAAATCTTCGCTTATGCTTTCGATGAAGCGGGTAATTTCAGCGAAGAAGTAACCTATGAAGTTCCAACGAAAAAAGAAAATGACGTGGTTGTTAAAGCTCCGGCAAACGTGAAAAAAATCGAAACAACTAACGCAGTAAAAAGTGCGACAGCTAAACCAAGCACACCTAAAGCATCCAAAGAAGACTTACCTGCAACAGGGGATCAAGGCGTGGAATGGATTTTCGTTGTAGCAGGTGTTATAGTTATCCTTATAGCAATATTACTATTACGCAAACGAAAAAAATAA
- the cydC gene encoding thiol reductant ABC exporter subunit CydC, translating into MRKSSWIIPYIKENRGLFLLVIFLGTLTFASAGALMFTSGHLISKSSLMPESIMAVYISTVGVRAFGIMRSVSRYVERLSSHSLVLRILEKMRVRLYRLLEPQALLLKSRYKTGDILGLLAGDIEHLQNFYLTTMLPAIVSLVLYAIVVISLGAFSIPFAALFVLLIGLLVLVLPWVSLLYARGKNAYLKQGRNSLYQKFTDAVFGISDWKFSGREKTFITNYEKDEADMLRTENKQFHFVNWRDFFSQLVVGFMVIVMVYWSTAESRDGAFSGTMIAAFVLAIMALAEAFVPVSSAISDKSLYQDSLARLDKIEDPALPTFEEETKEIARINTENVVLKAENLSFAYDKKSSKILDGFDFTLEQGEKVAIIGRSGTGKSTFLKLVQGALLPTAGKVTMNGVEVENLRPQIPEITSMLNQKAHLFSTTVLNNIRLGNQDATDEEVYAAAKKVQLHDFIMSMLDGYHTQMSEMGERFSGGERGRIALARILLQNTPIVILDEPTVGLDPITERDLLATIFETLADKSLIWVTHHLVGAEKMDRVLFLEEGKTLMEGRHAKLMAEEPRYKRLYQLDRPIEL; encoded by the coding sequence ATGCGAAAAAGTAGCTGGATTATCCCATATATTAAAGAAAATCGCGGCTTGTTTTTACTTGTCATTTTCCTTGGAACACTGACTTTTGCCTCAGCTGGAGCGCTTATGTTTACATCGGGTCATTTGATTTCAAAATCGTCCCTGATGCCAGAATCAATTATGGCTGTCTATATTTCAACCGTTGGAGTGCGCGCATTTGGTATTATGCGCTCGGTTTCACGCTATGTAGAACGCCTTTCGAGCCATTCGCTTGTGCTTCGAATTTTAGAAAAAATGCGTGTTAGACTGTATCGTTTACTTGAACCTCAAGCGCTACTACTCAAATCGCGCTATAAAACTGGCGATATTCTAGGTTTGCTTGCAGGTGATATTGAACATTTACAAAACTTCTATTTGACTACGATGCTACCGGCAATTGTTAGCCTTGTACTTTACGCAATCGTCGTTATTTCACTTGGAGCATTTTCAATTCCATTTGCGGCGCTTTTCGTACTTTTAATTGGACTACTCGTGCTTGTGCTGCCATGGGTCTCCCTTTTATATGCTCGCGGCAAGAATGCTTATTTAAAACAAGGTCGAAACAGTTTGTATCAAAAATTTACTGACGCTGTTTTTGGTATTAGCGATTGGAAATTTAGCGGTCGTGAAAAAACATTTATTACGAATTATGAAAAAGACGAGGCGGATATGCTTCGAACTGAAAATAAACAGTTTCATTTTGTTAATTGGCGTGATTTCTTTAGCCAGTTAGTTGTTGGTTTTATGGTTATCGTGATGGTCTATTGGAGCACAGCTGAGTCTCGTGATGGCGCGTTTTCTGGAACAATGATTGCTGCTTTCGTTTTAGCTATAATGGCTCTTGCAGAAGCGTTTGTACCAGTTTCAAGCGCTATTAGTGATAAATCGCTCTACCAAGATTCGCTAGCCCGTCTAGACAAAATAGAAGACCCGGCGCTTCCAACCTTTGAAGAAGAAACGAAAGAAATTGCCCGCATTAATACCGAAAATGTAGTTTTAAAAGCAGAAAATTTATCTTTCGCTTACGATAAAAAGTCGTCTAAAATCTTAGACGGTTTTGACTTTACACTTGAACAAGGTGAAAAAGTGGCGATTATCGGTCGAAGTGGTACAGGGAAATCAACTTTTCTTAAATTGGTTCAAGGAGCTTTACTACCAACAGCTGGAAAAGTAACAATGAACGGTGTTGAGGTGGAGAATTTAAGACCGCAAATTCCTGAAATTACATCAATGTTAAATCAAAAAGCACATCTTTTCAGTACAACGGTTTTAAATAATATTCGCTTAGGAAATCAAGATGCCACCGATGAGGAAGTTTATGCGGCGGCAAAAAAAGTTCAGTTACATGATTTTATTATGAGTATGCTAGATGGCTACCATACACAAATGAGTGAGATGGGCGAGCGTTTTTCTGGCGGGGAACGTGGTCGGATTGCACTAGCTCGGATTTTACTTCAAAATACGCCGATTGTTATTTTAGATGAACCGACAGTAGGACTTGATCCCATTACAGAACGAGATTTGCTAGCAACTATTTTCGAAACATTAGCCGATAAATCACTCATTTGGGTAACGCATCATTTAGTCGGAGCAGAGAAAATGGACCGAGTATTATTTTTAGAAGAAGGAAAAACATTGATGGAAGGCCGCCACGCCAAATTAATGGCAGAGGAACCAAGATATAAACGGCTTTATCAATTAGATAGACCTATTGAATTATAG